One window from the genome of Leucoraja erinacea ecotype New England chromosome 16, Leri_hhj_1, whole genome shotgun sequence encodes:
- the emc3 gene encoding ER membrane protein complex subunit 3 — protein sequence MAEPELLLDSNIRLWVVLPIVFITFFVGLIRHYISILLQSDKKLTEEQVSDSQILIRSRILRENGRYIPKQSFLTRKYYFNNPDDGFFKKTKRKVVPPSPMTDPTMVMDMMKGNVTNVLPMILIGGWINWTFSGFVTTKVPFPLTLRFKPMLQQGIELLSLDASWVSSASWYFLNVFGLRSMYSLLLGQDNAADQSRIMQEQMTGAAMAMPPDTNKAFKAEWEALEIMDHQWALEEVEEELMAKDLNFEGMFSKEMETSMF from the exons ATGGCGGAGCCGGAGTTGTTGCTGGATTCCAACATCAGGCTCTGGGTGGTTCTGCCCATTGTCTTTATCACTTTCTTCGTGGGGCTGATCAGGCATTACATCTCCATCCTCCTACAGAGCGACAAGAAGCTCACGGAGGAGCAAGTTTCGGACAG TCAAATTCTGATCAGAAGTAGAATTTTGAGAGAAAATGGAAGATATATTCCAAAACAG TCTTTCCTAACGCGGAAGTATTATTTTAACAATCCGGATGATGGATTTTTCAAGAAGACCAAAAGAAAGGTTGTTCCACCCTCTCCCATGACCG ACCCCACTATGGTGATGGACATGATGAAAGGCAACGTCACCAACGTACTTCCCATGATTCTTATTGGCGGATGGATCAACTGGACCTTCTCCGGTTTTGTCACGA caAAGGTCCCCTTTCCTCTGACATTACGTTTTAAGCCCATGTTACAGCAGGGAATTGAACTACTCTCACTGGATGCTTCCTg gGTGAGCTCTGCCTCTTGGTACTTTCTGAACGTTTTTGGACTCAGAAGCATGTATTCCCTGCTGCTGGGACAAGATAATG CTGCAGATCAGTCACGTATTATGCAAGAACAGATGActggtgctgcaatggcaatgccTCCAGATACAAATAAAGCTTTTAAG GCTGAATGGGAAGCATTGGAAATCATGGATCATCAGTGGGCCTTGGAGGAAGTGGAAGAAGAGCTCATGGCCAAGGATCTTAATTTTGAAGGAATGTTCAGCAAGGAAATGGAGACATCAATGTTTTGA